In the Paralichthys olivaceus isolate ysfri-2021 chromosome 17, ASM2471397v2, whole genome shotgun sequence genome, one interval contains:
- the ccdc191 gene encoding coiled-coil domain-containing protein 191 isoform X5, whose protein sequence is MTHIMKVLLSDWLSSKLRLELEEEDDLMCSPERRCPTAQACSQPTAPNYDNFDDLYNCLTEEEDYCSVKSFLQGLMEQEVLDSGMMEELVLDVGQSRKKFRDPLVTMEARHEQVRENRARRDAERQRQQRERENQRGAREEAKRREREEEVRKKQEARRQEEMVQQEMVRLRRQMEERKGPEPLIRQRERERMEGQRSASNIQPAPTHSTKQQQQDAEPLYREQNIQTMLHLSNLKCLQRHFSEWYSVVLDRRLRMDKARALSDWRRKLRAWRAWRTVVWAEQKQREVARTEEKLRTENRQCQLAVESDRRRLLQHCVNEWRLWCRKEREQRELLAQQQETRRKMAALISAASTGKLTAAGAPPYRPIMASPVASNQPETKKKENHHRSGSLAHKASALHQDKMPAGTVAEPTQPWQVTRRHAAPTAAELQDALQRGVSGGFASSKSTTSPSDRFENRHAVQQQIIAQQRRLLKVQQEQIARLKEVQSVKGLEEEVEKTAQISKTSKRRGSRLKSRDSEHTEQREQRVSTEPDSQWTPPRKAVTRQTCPHPIITAMEARAQHRAERRKEIEELKRKKEEEKMAEMKAAEEQRQREEEEEKHRAAEKRKEEKRLEREREEEKQRQVKRQQELLKLARQHYQRTLLLRRGLAPWKRLIQLQLVNTQLAESHHNLLLLKRCTLGWQQSARETLSAKEASADQLHQYFLLRRSLSCWKRLKDWRLIKEERAERFYRTRTLRRFLLALLNHVTQEKLVEWDRRELAQEHNNRRVLRRCFLAWRRLPCVLRWERQREARREKLGRKVTEVLPDFCSHPL, encoded by the exons ATGACGCATATAATGAAG GTTCTTCTTAGTGATTGGCTGAGCAGTAAGCTGCGgttggagctggaggaggaagatgaccTGATGTGCTCCCCTGAGAGGAGATGCCCCACTGCACAAGCTTGTTCTCAACCTACTGCCCCGAACTATGACAACTTCGACG ATCTCTACAACTGCCTGACTGAGGAAGAGGACTACTGCTCTGTTAAAAGCTTCCTACAAGGCCTGATGGAGCAGGAGGTTTTAGACAGTGGGATGATGGAGGAACTGGTGCTGGATGTCGGACAATCAAGGAAGAAGTTCAGGGACCCGCTCGTCACCATGGAAGCGCGACACGAGCAG GTGCGAGAGAACAGGGCCCGGCGTGAcgcagagaggcagaggcagcagagagagagagagaatcagcgGGGAGCAAGAGAGGAGGCAAAGAGGAGGgagcgagaggaggaggtgaggaagaagcaggaggcgcgcagacaggaagagatggtgCAACAGGAGATGGTGCGACTGCGGCgtcagatggaggagaggaaaggccCGGAACCACTGATTCGACAGAG ggagagagagagaatggaaggtcagaggtcggcCAGTAACATCCAGCCAGCTCCAACACATTccacaaaacagcagcagcaggacgcaGAGCCACTGtacagagaacagaacattcaAACCATGCTTCACTTGAGCAACCTTAAG TGTTTGCAGAGGCATTTTTCTGAATGGTATTCAGTCGTTTTGGACCGAAGGCTTCGTATGGATAAGGCCAGGGCCCTCTCTGACTGGAGGAGGAAGCTAAGAGCATGGCGAGCGTGGCGGACAGTGGTGTGGGCAGAGCAGAAGCAGCGAGAAGTGGCGAGAACGGAGGAGAAGCTACGGACTGAAAACAG acAATGCCAGCTGGCTGTGGAGAGTGACCGAAGGCGGCTGCTGCAACATTGTGTGAACGAGTGGCGGCTATGGTGTCGGAAGGAGAGGGAACAACGAGAGCTTTTGGCCCAGCAGCAGGAAACCCGCCGAAAAATGGCCGCTTTAATCAGCGCTGCATCAACAGGCAAACTCACGGCTGCAGGAGCCCCCCCTTATCGACCAATAATGGCCTCACCCGTGGCGTCGAATCAACCAGAGACCAAGAAGAAG GAGAATCACCACAGGTCAGGCTCTTTGGCCCACAAAGCCTCTGCACTACATCAGGATAAGATGCCTGCGGGAACCGTGGCAGAGCCCACTCAGCCATGGCAGGTGACCCGAAGGCATGCAGCTCCAACTGCTGCTGAACTCCAGGACGCGCTGCAGCGAGGAGTCAGTGGCGGCTTCGCCTCCTCAAAAAGCACCACGTCACCTAGCGACAGGTTTGAGAACAGACACGCAGTCCAGCAGCAGATCATCGCACAACAACGCAGGCTGCTGAAAGTGCAGCAAGAGCAAATTGCACGGCTGAAGGAGGTGCAGAGCGTGAAGGGtttggaggaggaagtggagaaaacTGCACAGATCTCAAAAACATCAAAGCGAAGAGGCTCCAGACTAAAGAGCCGTGACTCTGagcacacagagcagag GGAACAGAGAGTTTCCACAGAGCCCGACAGCCAGTGGACACCTCCGAGGAAAGCTGTCACACGCCAGACATGCCCTCATCCAATCATCACGG CCATGGAGGCCCGGGCCCAGCATCGTGCAGAACGAAGGAAGGAAATCGAGGAGCTcaagagaaagaaggaagaggagaagatg GCTGAGATGAAagcagctgaggagcagagacagagggaggaggaggaggaaaaacacagagcagcagaaaagaggaaagaggagaagaggctgGAAAGAGAG agggaagaggaaaaacagaggcAAGTGAAAAGGCAGCAAGAGCTCCTGAAACTCGCCCGTCAACACTACCAAAGAACCTTGTTGCTACGGAGAGGCCTGGCGCCGTGGAAACGCCTCATTCAGCTCCAACTAGTCAACACACAG CTGGCCGAGAGTCATCAcaatctcctcctcctgaagCGCTGCACACTAGGCTGGCAGCAATCAGCAAGAGAGACCCTGTCTGCAAAAGAAGCTTCTGCTGACCAACTGCACCAGTACTTTCTGCTTCGGAGGAGCTTAAGCTGCTGGAAAAGA CTGAAGGACTGGAGGCTGATTAAGGAGGAACGGGCCGAGCGTTTCTATCGCACACGCACTCTGAGGAGGTTTCTGCTGGCGCTGCTGAACCATGTGACCCAGGAGAAGCTGGTGGAGTGGGACCGTCGGGAGCTGGCTCAGGAGCACAATAACAG ACGGGTGCTGCGGCGATGTTTTCTGGCCTGGAGGCGGCTTCCGTGTGTGCTGCGCTGGGAAAGGCAGCGGGAGGCGCGGCGGGAGAAGCTGGGACGGAAAGTGACCGAAGTCCTGCCTGATTTCTGCTCGCATCCACTGTAA